In one window of Chryseobacterium sp. JV274 DNA:
- a CDS encoding Na+/H+ antiporter, whose product MHEQLLLILGLLLLVMMLVMLAQRIKIAYPIFLVLAGLGISFIPGVPVLKLDPEIIFLIFLPPLLYEAAWYTSWNDFWKWKRPISLLAFGLVFLTSLVVAYTSQMLIPGFTLALGFLLGGIVSPPDAVAATTVLKGLKVPKRTLAILEGESLINDASSLIVFRFALAAVMTGAFSMHEATGQFFLVAGMGIVIGIAGAHIFYAIHRFLPTTPAIDAAITVITPYILFLSAEHFHFSGVMAVVSGGLFMSFRAHEIFKTGTTRINMTGVWNTLIFVMNALVFVLIGLELPDIINGLGEISLMEGIKYGLIISLIVIIVRLLWIYPVAHIPRWLSEKARRDPSPGWKNPLIIGWAGMRGVVSLATALSIPVMMNSQAEFPMRNLIIFITFVVIFVTLVFQGLTLPLVIKLTKIQEIDPILPSHEQQAGIQMRLDKLAVQKLDKEYNELVNSNSLLENFKKALETDIKLHQNHLNSLEMCTNRRNDMAEYHNVMLDIFALQRKELFQMKREKRFSEDEIRKAESQLDLNELKITGNKHL is encoded by the coding sequence ATGCACGAACAACTACTTTTAATATTAGGCCTTTTATTACTCGTCATGATGCTGGTCATGCTGGCACAACGGATTAAAATTGCTTATCCTATCTTTCTGGTGCTCGCCGGATTAGGAATTAGTTTTATTCCGGGAGTTCCTGTTTTAAAGCTGGACCCCGAAATTATATTTTTAATTTTTTTACCTCCTCTTTTGTATGAAGCAGCCTGGTATACTTCATGGAATGATTTCTGGAAATGGAAACGTCCCATCAGCCTGCTGGCTTTTGGTCTTGTATTTCTGACCTCTCTGGTAGTTGCCTATACTTCACAGATGCTGATTCCCGGATTTACACTGGCATTAGGATTTTTATTGGGAGGAATTGTCTCACCACCGGATGCTGTTGCTGCCACTACAGTCTTAAAAGGATTAAAAGTTCCAAAACGCACTCTTGCTATACTGGAAGGAGAAAGCCTGATTAATGATGCCTCTTCACTGATTGTTTTCAGATTTGCGCTGGCCGCAGTAATGACAGGAGCTTTTTCAATGCATGAAGCAACAGGGCAGTTTTTTCTGGTAGCAGGAATGGGAATTGTAATAGGAATTGCCGGAGCTCATATTTTTTATGCAATTCACCGGTTTTTACCTACTACACCCGCTATTGATGCTGCCATTACCGTAATTACGCCTTATATTCTGTTTCTTTCTGCAGAACATTTTCATTTTTCGGGAGTAATGGCTGTAGTGAGTGGAGGTTTATTTATGTCTTTCCGTGCTCATGAAATTTTTAAAACAGGAACTACAAGAATCAATATGACAGGAGTCTGGAATACTCTGATTTTCGTAATGAATGCTTTAGTCTTTGTATTAATAGGTCTTGAACTTCCGGATATCATCAATGGATTGGGCGAAATTTCATTAATGGAAGGAATCAAATATGGTTTAATTATAAGTTTGATCGTTATTATAGTACGTCTGTTATGGATTTATCCTGTGGCTCATATCCCAAGATGGCTGAGTGAAAAAGCCCGCCGTGATCCAAGTCCGGGATGGAAAAATCCTTTAATTATAGGATGGGCAGGAATGAGAGGAGTTGTATCTTTGGCTACAGCTTTGTCAATACCAGTAATGATGAACAGTCAGGCCGAATTTCCGATGAGAAACCTGATCATTTTTATCACATTTGTGGTCATTTTTGTGACATTGGTGTTTCAGGGATTGACACTGCCTTTGGTGATCAAATTGACAAAAATTCAGGAAATTGATCCTATTCTTCCTTCCCATGAACAGCAGGCCGGGATTCAAATGAGACTGGATAAGCTTGCTGTCCAAAAACTTGATAAAGAATATAATGAATTGGTGAACAGCAATAGTCTGCTTGAGAATTTTAAAAAAGCTCTGGAAACCGATATTAAACTTCATCAGAATCATTTAAACTCTTTGGAAATGTGTACTAACAGACGAAACGATATGGCAGAATATCACAATGTGATGCTGGATATATTTGCCCTGCAGAGAAAAGAACTGTTTCAAATGAAACGTGAAAAACGCTTCAGCGAAGACGAAATAAGAAAAGCAGAATCTCAATTGGACCTGAACGAACTGAAGATTACAGGGAATAAGCACTTGTAA
- a CDS encoding alpha/beta hydrolase, which translates to MSHILNIKTAGIPLNQAEKALIMVHGRGGSAQDILSLSQHLNVKDYALLAPQALNHTWYPFSFIAPVEQNEPWLSSALEMVEETVKAAVKAGIKPENIYFFGFSQGACLTLEFLARNAQKFGGAAAIIGGVIGDKINRENYKGDFAGTPVFLGTSNPDFHVPVERVYATANILREMNAEVTEKVYANFGHSINEEEIELANLILFK; encoded by the coding sequence ATGAGTCATATTTTAAATATAAAAACAGCAGGAATTCCATTAAACCAGGCAGAAAAAGCTTTGATTATGGTTCATGGACGTGGAGGAAGCGCTCAGGATATTCTGAGTTTATCTCAACATTTGAATGTAAAAGACTATGCTTTATTAGCCCCACAGGCTTTGAATCATACCTGGTATCCTTTTTCATTTATAGCACCGGTAGAACAAAACGAACCATGGTTATCATCAGCCCTTGAAATGGTTGAAGAAACAGTAAAAGCTGCCGTAAAAGCAGGAATTAAACCGGAAAATATATACTTTTTCGGATTTTCTCAGGGAGCCTGCCTTACCCTTGAATTTCTGGCCCGCAATGCTCAGAAGTTCGGTGGAGCAGCAGCCATTATTGGTGGAGTGATAGGAGATAAGATCAATCGTGAAAACTATAAAGGAGATTTCGCCGGAACCCCTGTTTTTCTGGGAACCAGCAACCCTGATTTTCATGTTCCTGTAGAAAGAGTATATGCTACAGCCAATATTTTACGAGAAATGAATGCTGAGGTGACAGAAAAAGTATATGCCAATTTTGGACATTCTATTAATGAGGAAGAAATTGAATTGGCTAACTTGATACTATTTAAATAA
- a CDS encoding ring-cleaving dioxygenase: protein MKLITGLHHVTAITGNAQENIDFYTGVLGLRLVKKTVNFDYSDVYHFYFGDEYGTPGTIMTTFPYGKDLINGRHGKGMLNTTAFSVSIEALDYWMNRLEQFNIPFKQPQQRFSEEVFIYLEDFDGLGLELVFNDKDERKGYYNGYIPKDYAVKGIHHVEIWQDAYERTAALLTTQMDHKVIKETPDRLRLGTENMPGKYVDLLSTPNALKGLAGRGTVHHVAFATPDAASQLEMVKRLNAYGLEHTEVKDRKYFTSVYFKEPGGVLFEIATSGPGFDVDEEAAFLGEALQLPQQFEKRRERLKEVLPAINYPTEKFR, encoded by the coding sequence ATGAAACTTATCACAGGACTGCATCACGTTACGGCAATTACCGGCAATGCACAGGAAAATATAGACTTTTACACTGGCGTTTTGGGCCTTCGTTTAGTCAAAAAAACGGTCAATTTTGATTACTCAGATGTTTATCATTTTTATTTCGGGGACGAATACGGAACACCGGGAACGATCATGACTACTTTTCCGTATGGCAAAGATCTGATCAATGGCAGACACGGGAAAGGAATGCTCAATACGACTGCATTTTCAGTTTCTATAGAAGCTCTGGATTATTGGATGAACCGTCTGGAACAGTTTAATATTCCTTTCAAACAGCCACAGCAAAGATTCTCAGAAGAAGTTTTTATTTATCTTGAAGATTTTGACGGATTGGGTTTGGAGTTGGTTTTCAATGATAAGGATGAAAGAAAAGGATATTACAATGGTTATATTCCTAAAGATTATGCCGTCAAAGGAATTCATCACGTAGAAATCTGGCAGGATGCCTATGAAAGAACGGCCGCTCTTCTGACCACTCAGATGGATCATAAAGTGATTAAGGAAACTCCTGACAGACTGAGATTGGGAACAGAAAATATGCCTGGAAAATATGTAGATCTATTGTCTACTCCTAATGCATTGAAAGGATTAGCTGGAAGAGGAACTGTTCATCATGTAGCTTTCGCTACTCCGGATGCGGCCTCTCAGCTTGAAATGGTAAAAAGATTAAATGCCTACGGACTGGAACATACCGAAGTGAAAGACAGAAAATATTTTACTTCCGTATATTTTAAAGAACCAGGAGGTGTTTTATTTGAAATTGCAACTTCCGGCCCTGGTTTCGATGTAGATGAAGAAGCAGCGTTTTTAGGAGAAGCTCTGCAGTTGCCACAGCAGTTTGAAAAAAGAAGAGAACGTCTGAAAGAAGTTCTTCCCGCAATTAATTATCCAACAGAAAAATTCAGATAG
- a CDS encoding GNAT family N-acetyltransferase yields the protein MERTEIVLEGRKGEIQLFSDDHKAGKMDISVIGKKLTVYHTEVHPEYEGKGFAKILLERLVSYARENDLKILPLCPYVHAQFKRHPEEYNDVWMKEEL from the coding sequence ATGGAAAGAACAGAAATAGTTTTAGAAGGAAGAAAAGGAGAAATCCAGCTTTTCTCAGACGATCATAAAGCAGGTAAAATGGATATTTCAGTCATTGGAAAAAAACTGACGGTTTATCATACTGAGGTACATCCGGAATATGAAGGAAAAGGTTTTGCTAAAATTTTATTAGAAAGACTGGTTTCCTACGCAAGAGAAAACGATTTAAAAATTCTGCCGTTATGTCCGTATGTTCACGCACAGTTCAAACGTCATCCGGAAGAATATAATGATGTGTGGATGAAAGAAGAACTGTAG
- a CDS encoding ring-cleaving dioxygenase, whose amino-acid sequence MDNRIIGLHHITAIADNAKRNLDFYTQVLGVRLVKKTVNFDDPGTYHFYFGNENGTPGTILTFFPWEGIGKGNNGSGMATHIGYSVPKGSLEFWKNRLQSFNVNVEEEEVFGEKMISFKDPDGLQLQLIEPAGEDSRKVWTTDDIKDEYALKGFHNVTLTLKKADPTIKVLTDVLGYDLQKQEGERYRLATDAIDTANLVDIIENSTIPAGRNAAGTNHHIAFRVKDDNVLMEYREKVLSAGLSITPKINRDYFYSLYFREPGGVLFEIATDNPGFTVDEPLNELGTNLKLPAQYEGMREKIEGVLPKLS is encoded by the coding sequence ATGGACAATAGAATAATAGGTCTGCATCATATTACTGCAATAGCAGACAATGCCAAAAGAAATTTAGATTTTTATACCCAGGTTTTAGGAGTAAGACTGGTGAAAAAAACAGTGAATTTTGACGATCCGGGAACTTATCATTTCTATTTTGGGAATGAAAACGGAACACCGGGAACCATTCTTACCTTCTTTCCATGGGAAGGAATTGGTAAAGGAAATAACGGAAGCGGAATGGCTACCCATATTGGATATTCAGTACCCAAAGGAAGTCTTGAGTTCTGGAAAAACAGATTGCAAAGCTTTAATGTAAATGTGGAAGAAGAAGAAGTATTTGGAGAAAAGATGATTTCTTTTAAAGATCCTGACGGTCTACAGTTACAGTTGATAGAACCTGCAGGTGAAGACAGCAGAAAAGTATGGACAACTGATGACATCAAAGATGAATATGCATTGAAAGGATTCCATAATGTAACTTTAACCTTAAAAAAAGCAGATCCTACAATAAAAGTTCTGACTGATGTTTTAGGTTACGATTTGCAGAAACAGGAAGGAGAAAGATACAGATTGGCTACCGATGCAATTGATACGGCAAATCTTGTAGATATTATTGAAAACAGTACAATTCCTGCGGGAAGAAATGCTGCCGGAACCAATCATCATATTGCATTCAGAGTGAAAGATGACAACGTTCTGATGGAATATCGTGAAAAAGTATTATCTGCAGGACTAAGCATTACTCCGAAAATCAACAGAGATTATTTCTATTCATTGTATTTCCGTGAGCCGGGAGGTGTTTTGTTTGAAATTGCAACTGACAATCCGGGGTTCACTGTGGATGAGCCATTGAATGAGTTGGGAACAAACCTGAAGCTTCCTGCACAGTACGAAGGAATGCGTGAGAAAATAGAAGGAGTACTTCCGAAGTTATCATAG
- a CDS encoding EamA family transporter: protein MNNSKNKWLIPLAFTNIYVIWGITFLAISFGLKGFPPFILSGLRFLVAGILMIGYLLSKGEKANSLINWKKNAITGILILTGGTGLVAWGEQYVTASEAAISIATGPFWFIAIDRKNWKYYFSDKFIPIGLAIGFAGLIMFLKGSVNSNAAHAIANENLRITAFIVLGLSSIAWVLGSLYSKKNPASQSTFMNIAQQLIVAGLASFLIAFMRKEWTGFSVSAVPLSAWFGVLFLIFFGSIVAYLSYIWLLSVKPAALVSTHTYINPIVTVIAGWIVANQSINGGQLYGLFIILLGVLLTNVTKYFRLSKRSKVKIRRVRRFFNRAGRPYQPI from the coding sequence ATGAATAATTCTAAAAACAAATGGTTGATTCCATTGGCTTTTACAAACATCTATGTGATATGGGGAATTACGTTTTTAGCTATTTCATTTGGCTTAAAAGGTTTTCCGCCATTCATTCTTTCGGGGTTAAGATTTCTGGTTGCCGGAATTCTGATGATAGGATATCTTCTTTCTAAAGGAGAAAAAGCAAATTCTCTGATCAACTGGAAGAAAAATGCAATTACCGGTATTCTTATTCTTACCGGAGGAACAGGACTCGTAGCCTGGGGAGAACAATATGTAACGGCTTCAGAAGCGGCCATTTCTATTGCAACCGGCCCGTTCTGGTTTATTGCAATCGACAGAAAAAACTGGAAATATTATTTCTCAGATAAATTTATTCCGATAGGACTGGCCATTGGATTTGCAGGATTAATTATGTTTTTAAAAGGCAGTGTAAACTCAAATGCTGCTCATGCTATTGCTAATGAAAATCTACGTATCACTGCCTTTATTGTGTTGGGCTTAAGTTCCATCGCATGGGTACTGGGATCTTTATATTCAAAGAAAAATCCAGCTTCTCAATCTACCTTTATGAATATTGCTCAACAGCTTATAGTAGCGGGATTAGCTTCATTTTTAATTGCTTTTATGAGAAAAGAATGGACTGGTTTTTCAGTTTCTGCAGTTCCATTATCGGCATGGTTTGGGGTTCTATTTTTGATCTTCTTTGGATCGATAGTCGCTTATTTGTCGTACATTTGGCTTCTGTCCGTAAAACCCGCTGCCTTGGTAAGCACTCACACCTATATCAATCCTATTGTAACAGTGATTGCAGGCTGGATTGTTGCCAACCAAAGCATCAATGGAGGTCAGCTGTATGGTTTATTCATCATATTGCTGGGAGTACTTCTAACGAATGTCACCAAGTATTTCAGACTTTCAAAACGGTCAAAGGTAAAAATCAGAAGAGTAAGAAGATTTTTTAACAGAGCAGGCAGGCCATATCAGCCTATTTAA
- a CDS encoding methionine ABC transporter ATP-binding protein produces the protein MIEIRNISKTFHQKKQSFKALDKVSLNIEKGDIVGIIGFSGAGKSTLIRTVNLLERPDEGQIIINGKDFTQLSSKQLAEERKKIGMIFQHFNLLSSRTVFDNVALPLELDHSSKDEINRKVNELLRIVGLEDKANDYPRSLSGGQKQRVAIARALANDPHLLLCDEATSALDPATTQSILQLLRDINQRLGITILLITHEMEVIKAVCNHVAVIDKGKLLTKGTLSEIISDKENPIIRQFINSDIMTLPQEFISRLQKEPKDGLFPLVEIELNENISVEQILSALYNQYKIPYKLLKADVEYFGNSNFGKILLQLQGEAEENQQAIYYFNQNKIQNTVKGYA, from the coding sequence ATGATAGAAATCAGAAACATATCGAAAACATTTCACCAGAAAAAACAGTCCTTTAAGGCATTGGATAAGGTGAGTTTAAATATAGAGAAAGGAGATATTGTAGGAATTATCGGTTTTTCGGGTGCAGGAAAAAGTACCCTTATCCGTACAGTAAATTTACTGGAAAGACCGGATGAAGGGCAGATTATTATTAATGGAAAAGATTTTACCCAGCTCAGTTCTAAACAATTGGCTGAGGAACGTAAAAAAATCGGAATGATCTTCCAGCATTTCAATCTTCTTTCTTCAAGAACTGTTTTTGATAACGTAGCTTTACCTTTGGAACTGGATCATAGCAGTAAGGATGAAATCAACAGAAAAGTCAACGAACTACTGAGGATCGTAGGGCTTGAAGATAAAGCCAATGATTATCCCAGAAGTCTTTCAGGAGGACAGAAACAGAGGGTAGCTATTGCAAGGGCTCTAGCTAATGATCCTCACCTTCTGCTTTGTGATGAAGCAACCAGTGCGCTGGATCCGGCTACAACGCAATCTATTCTGCAGCTTTTAAGAGATATCAATCAGAGACTGGGAATTACCATCCTTTTAATTACCCACGAAATGGAAGTTATCAAAGCCGTCTGCAACCACGTTGCAGTGATCGACAAAGGAAAATTATTAACAAAAGGAACTTTAAGCGAGATTATTTCGGACAAAGAGAACCCGATAATCCGGCAATTTATAAATTCAGACATCATGACCCTGCCACAGGAATTCATTAGCAGACTGCAGAAAGAACCCAAAGACGGTTTATTTCCGCTTGTCGAAATAGAACTTAACGAAAACATCAGTGTTGAACAAATTCTTTCAGCGCTATACAATCAATATAAAATCCCTTATAAACTTTTAAAGGCTGACGTAGAATATTTCGGAAATTCAAATTTTGGAAAAATTTTGCTGCAGCTTCAGGGTGAGGCTGAAGAAAACCAACAGGCGATCTATTATTTCAACCAAAATAAAATTCAAAATACAGTAAAAGGATATGCTTAG
- the metI gene encoding methionine ABC transporter permease MetI, translating to MLSDTVIALLAKGTWETVYMTFLSGFFGFVLGLPVGIMLFLTRKGQLLENAVYHRGLSILVNIFRAIPFIILIVWMIPFTRILAGTSIGVNAALVPLSVGAAPFIARLVENSLIEVPHGLIETARALGASPLQIIRKVLLPEALPSLINNATITLITLVGYSAMGGAVGAGGLGQVGYQYGYIGYDIVIMNTVLILLVLLVFIIQFAGDRLSKRFDHR from the coding sequence ATGCTTAGTGATACGGTAATTGCCCTTTTGGCAAAAGGAACCTGGGAAACGGTTTATATGACATTTTTATCCGGATTTTTTGGATTTGTACTTGGACTTCCGGTGGGAATCATGTTATTTTTAACCAGAAAAGGACAACTGCTGGAAAATGCAGTCTATCATAGAGGACTATCTATTCTGGTTAATATTTTCCGTGCCATTCCTTTTATTATTCTGATCGTATGGATGATTCCTTTTACGAGAATTCTGGCAGGAACTTCTATTGGAGTAAATGCAGCTTTGGTTCCGCTAAGTGTGGGTGCAGCTCCGTTTATTGCGAGACTTGTTGAGAACAGCCTTATTGAGGTTCCTCATGGTCTTATAGAAACGGCAAGAGCCTTGGGAGCTTCTCCTTTGCAGATTATCAGAAAAGTATTGCTTCCTGAAGCACTTCCTTCTTTAATCAACAATGCCACTATCACTTTGATTACGCTTGTAGGATATTCTGCAATGGGTGGTGCTGTAGGTGCAGGCGGACTTGGACAGGTTGGCTATCAGTATGGTTATATCGGATATGATATTGTCATTATGAATACGGTATTAATTTTACTGGTTCTGCTGGTCTTCATCATTCAATTTGCGGGAGACCGGTTGTCAAAAAGATTTGATCACAGGTAG
- the metQ gene encoding methionine ABC transporter substrate-binding lipoprotein MetQ, producing the protein MKKIKIFGVIAAGILLFSACSGRKDDPNFIRVGITYGPEQEIAEVAKKVAKDKYNLDVELIPFNDYVVPNEALTNGDIDANAFQHLPYLAEQSKQRGYHLVPVGNTFVYPIIAYSKKIKNISQLQEGNTVVIPNDPTNGGRSLLLLQKGGLLKLRQGVGLLPKVTDITENPKQLKIMEIEGAQIPRVLDDRDVVVGIINNNFAAQAGLDSEKQGILIEDKDSPYVNLVVARQDNKNSQKVKNFVKAYQSPEVEKKAKEIFKGGAVKGWD; encoded by the coding sequence ATGAAAAAAATAAAGATTTTTGGTGTAATAGCTGCCGGAATACTGCTGTTCAGTGCTTGTTCGGGAAGAAAAGATGATCCGAACTTTATCCGGGTAGGAATCACCTATGGTCCGGAACAGGAAATTGCTGAGGTTGCCAAAAAAGTAGCTAAGGATAAATATAATCTGGATGTGGAACTTATTCCTTTTAATGATTATGTAGTTCCCAATGAAGCCCTGACAAACGGAGATATTGATGCCAATGCTTTTCAGCATCTTCCTTATCTGGCAGAGCAGTCCAAGCAGAGAGGATACCATCTTGTACCTGTAGGAAATACATTTGTATACCCTATTATAGCCTATTCAAAAAAGATTAAAAATATCAGTCAGCTGCAGGAAGGCAACACTGTTGTTATTCCCAATGACCCAACCAATGGAGGACGTTCCCTGCTTCTGCTTCAGAAAGGAGGTCTGCTAAAATTAAGACAAGGTGTAGGACTTCTGCCAAAAGTAACAGATATTACAGAAAACCCGAAACAGCTGAAAATCATGGAGATTGAGGGAGCCCAGATTCCAAGAGTCTTAGATGACAGGGATGTTGTGGTAGGAATTATCAATAACAATTTTGCAGCTCAGGCAGGATTAGATTCGGAAAAACAGGGGATCTTAATTGAAGATAAAGACTCTCCGTATGTGAATCTGGTGGTTGCCAGACAGGATAATAAAAACAGTCAGAAAGTAAAAAACTTTGTAAAAGCCTACCAGTCTCCGGAAGTGGAAAAGAAAGCCAAAGAGATTTTCAAAGGCGGAGCTGTGAAAGGATGGGATTAA
- a CDS encoding glycoside hydrolase family 3 C-terminal domain-containing protein produces the protein MAQTNNILPVYLDESKPVEQRIQDALSRMTLEEKVAMLHAQSKFSSPGVPRLGIPEFWTTDGPHGVRPEVMWDEWDQAGWTNDSIIAYPALTALSATWNKKMSWNYGKALGEEARYRKKDILLGPGVNIYRTPLNGRNFEYMGEDPYLTSKMVVPYIKGVQSNGVATSVKHFALNNQEMFRHTSNVNVDDRALYEIYLPPFKAAVTEGDSWTIMGAYDMYKGQYASQNQYLLNDILKKEWNYKGVVVSDWGAVNNTEQAIHNGLDLEFGSWTNGLSAGTKNAYDNYYLAKPYLDLIKAGKVGTTELDDKVTRLLRLAYKTTMNRNKPFGNIASEEHKAVAKEIGEEGIVLLKNQGNVLPIDLNKAKKIAVIGENAIKIMTVGGGSSSLKVKYEALPLDGIKSRFGKQADVQYARGYVGDIGGEYNGVKSGQDLKDTRSEAELLNEAVELAKKSDYVIFVGGLNKADFQDSEGNDRKSYGLPYNQDHVISALAKANKNLAVVLVSGNAVAMPWIKEVPTVLQSWYLGSEAGNSIASILAGDANPSGKLPFTFPVKLEDNSAHQLGEYPGQKDELAAGKGKDQKNPINITYNEGVFVGYRWHDTKNIKPLFSFGHGLSYTTFEFGKAKADQTTISQDGKITFTVTVKNTGKKAGAEVAQLYISDLKSSVPRPAKELKGFEKVYLNPGEQKEVTFTIDKTALSFFDAQKHDWVAEPGDFEALIGNSSDAIKTKVKFTLK, from the coding sequence ATGGCCCAGACTAATAATATCCTTCCCGTTTATTTAGATGAATCCAAACCTGTAGAACAGCGTATTCAGGATGCATTATCAAGAATGACACTGGAAGAGAAAGTGGCAATGCTTCATGCACAGTCAAAATTCAGTTCGCCGGGTGTTCCAAGACTTGGAATTCCGGAATTCTGGACCACTGACGGTCCTCACGGGGTGCGTCCTGAAGTGATGTGGGACGAATGGGATCAGGCAGGATGGACTAACGACTCCATTATCGCCTACCCTGCTCTGACTGCTTTATCCGCTACATGGAATAAAAAAATGTCATGGAATTATGGTAAAGCTTTGGGTGAAGAAGCCCGCTACAGAAAAAAAGATATTCTTCTGGGACCTGGAGTCAATATCTACAGAACTCCTCTGAATGGAAGAAATTTTGAATATATGGGTGAAGATCCTTATCTGACCTCAAAAATGGTAGTTCCTTATATTAAAGGGGTACAATCTAATGGGGTGGCAACTTCTGTGAAACATTTTGCACTGAACAATCAGGAAATGTTCCGTCATACGAGCAATGTGAATGTAGATGACAGGGCTCTTTATGAAATTTATCTTCCACCTTTCAAAGCAGCGGTAACAGAGGGTGATTCGTGGACAATCATGGGTGCTTATGATATGTACAAAGGCCAGTATGCCAGCCAGAATCAATATCTATTAAATGATATTCTAAAAAAGGAATGGAACTATAAAGGGGTTGTAGTCTCCGACTGGGGTGCTGTAAACAATACGGAACAGGCGATTCATAACGGACTTGATCTGGAATTCGGATCGTGGACCAACGGACTTTCTGCCGGAACTAAAAATGCCTATGACAACTACTATCTGGCAAAACCTTATCTTGATCTGATTAAAGCAGGAAAAGTAGGAACCACAGAGCTTGATGATAAAGTAACAAGATTACTTCGCCTTGCTTATAAAACAACAATGAACCGCAATAAACCTTTCGGGAATATTGCTTCTGAAGAGCATAAAGCTGTTGCCAAAGAAATTGGTGAAGAAGGAATCGTCTTATTAAAGAACCAGGGTAATGTACTTCCTATTGACCTTAATAAAGCTAAAAAAATAGCGGTTATTGGAGAGAATGCCATTAAAATAATGACAGTTGGTGGAGGTTCTTCATCTTTAAAAGTGAAATACGAAGCTCTTCCTTTAGACGGAATCAAGTCAAGGTTTGGAAAGCAGGCAGATGTACAGTATGCGAGAGGTTATGTAGGAGATATCGGAGGTGAATATAATGGGGTAAAATCCGGACAGGATTTAAAAGATACCCGTTCTGAAGCTGAATTGCTGAATGAAGCTGTAGAATTGGCCAAAAAATCAGATTATGTAATTTTTGTAGGAGGATTGAACAAAGCTGATTTCCAGGACAGTGAAGGAAATGACAGAAAAAGCTATGGACTTCCTTATAACCAGGATCATGTGATTTCTGCTCTTGCAAAAGCGAATAAAAATCTTGCTGTTGTTTTGGTTTCCGGAAATGCCGTAGCTATGCCTTGGATCAAAGAAGTTCCGACCGTTTTACAGTCGTGGTATCTGGGTTCTGAAGCTGGAAATTCTATTGCCTCTATTCTGGCAGGTGATGCAAATCCATCAGGAAAACTTCCGTTTACATTTCCTGTAAAACTGGAGGACAATTCAGCACATCAACTTGGAGAATATCCCGGGCAGAAAGATGAGTTGGCTGCTGGAAAAGGTAAAGACCAGAAAAACCCTATCAATATTACTTACAACGAAGGCGTTTTTGTAGGCTACCGCTGGCATGATACTAAAAATATAAAACCTCTGTTCAGTTTCGGACATGGATTGAGCTATACGACTTTTGAATTTGGAAAGGCAAAAGCAGACCAGACAACCATTTCACAGGATGGTAAAATTACATTTACTGTAACAGTTAAAAATACAGGTAAAAAGGCAGGTGCTGAGGTTGCCCAGCTTTACATCAGTGATTTAAAATCATCTGTTCCAAGGCCTGCAAAAGAACTGAAAGGTTTTGAAAAAGTATATCTGAATCCTGGCGAACAGAAAGAAGTTACTTTCACCATTGATAAAACGGCTTTAAGTTTCTTTGATGCTCAAAAACATGACTGGGTAGCTGAACCCGGAGATTTTGAAGCACTGATTGGAAATTCTTCCGATGCCATTAAAACAAAAGTGAAGTTTACCCTTAAATAA